The Bradyrhizobium oligotrophicum S58 genome contains the following window.
GATCGAGCATGACGCCTCGGGCAAGGTGACCGGCGTGGTCTATGCCGACGGCCAGGGCAAGATGCAGCTGCAGAAGGCCCGCATCGTCGCCGTCGCCGGCAACTCGATCGAGAGCCCGCGGCTGCTGCTCAACAGCGCCTCCAACCTGTTCCCGGACGGCCTCGCCAACTCCTCGGGCCAGGTCGGGCGCAACTACATGCGGCACATGACCGGCAGCGTCTATGCGACGTTCGAGAACCCCGTGCACATGTATCGCGGCACCACAATGGCCGGCATCGTCCGCGACGAGGCCGCGTTCAATCCGAAGCGCGGCTTCGTCGGCGGCTACGAGATGGAGACCTTGTCGCTCGGCCTTCCGTTCATGGCGGCGTTCCTCAATCCCGGCGCCTGGGGCCGCAGCTTCACCGCGGCGATGGAGACTTATCCGCGCATGGCCGGCATGTGGCTGGTCGGAGAGGACATGCCGCAGGAGACCAACCGCATCACGCTCGACCCTGCCGCCAAGGACAAGTTCGGCATGCCGGTGGCATCAGTGCATTTCGACGATCACCCCAACGACGTCGCGATGCGCGCCCACGCCTACAGACAGGGTTCGGCGATCTACGAAGCGGTCGGCGCCACCGTGACCTATCCGACCACGCCCTATCCCTCGACGCACAATCTCGGCACCAACCGGATGAGCGAGAAGGCCAAGGACGGCGTCGTCAACAAGTTCGGCCAGACCCACGACGTCAAGAACCTGTTCGTGTCGGACGGCAGCCAGTTCACGACAGGTGCGGCGTGCAATCCGACGCTGACGATCGTGGCGCTGGCGATCCGCCAGGCCGACTACATCGCCGGCGCGATGCAGAAGAAGGAGATCTAGAGCTGAAAGGCTGAGTGGCGTGAACCTCACGCGCCGCAAAGACGGTCAGTGCCTCCCCCGCTTGCGGGGGAGGTCGCATCGCATCGAAGATGCGATGCGGGTGGGGGAACGCTCAGCAAAGACTACTCATGAAGGGCGCGTAGCCAAGACTACCCGTGTGGCGCCCTCACCCCGCCCTCCCCCGCTTGCGGGGGAGGGAGACGAGAGAGCGCGTTCGTGGCGACTATTCAGCCGCATCCATGATCGCGGCCGCGGTAAAGTCCGGCAGCGCGGCGGTGGCCTTCGCCCGGTAGATCAGACAGGAGCAGCGCAGCAGCGACGCGAAATTCTTCACCTCGCCGTGATGGTCGAGCACCTCGGCATAGAGCGTGGTCACGAACTTGGCGAGGCTCATGCCTTCCTTGGCGGCGATCTCCTCGAGCGTGTCCCAGAACGCCATTTCGAGCCGGATCGACGTGCTATGGCCGCCGATCCGCAAACTGCGGGTCTGCGACTCGTAATCGCGCTGAGGCTGGTGTGCGAACAGACGGCACATGGGCTTCCTCCGGCAGATTGTGATTTTCGGGAAACGATATACTGGCCCCGCCCGCCTCACAATCCCGTTGGAGAACGCGGCTTTCGCCTGCCGCACTGCATGAAAAAGGCTATTCTCCCGGCCACATATGTGGCGCCGCGGCAGCGTGGCTCCGCGCCGCCTTGGCGGCTACAACAGCGCATCCGAATCTTTGCGACAGACCACCTCATGCCCGTCCGCCAGCTTCCCGAACAGATCATCAACCGCATCGCCGCCGGCGAGGTGGTCGAGCGGCCCGCGAGCGTGGTCAAGGAACTGGTCGAGAACGCGATCGACGCCGGTGCCAGCCGCATCGACATCTTCACCGATGGCGGCGGCCGGCGGAAGATCGCCATCACCGACGATGGCGGCGGCATGACTGCCGCCGATCTCGCCCTCGCGGTCGAGCGCCACGCGACGTCGAAGCTCGACGACGAGGACCTGCTGCAGATCCGTACGCTCGGGTTCCGCGGCGAGGCGCTGCCGTCGATCGGCTCGGTGGCGCGGCTGTCGATCACGACGCGGCACAAGAGCGAGCCGCATGCCTGGTCGCTTGCGGTCGATTGCGGCGTGAGATCCGACATCGTGCCGGCCGCGCTGAATCAAGGCACCCGCGTCGAGGTCGCAGATCTCTTCCACGCCACGCCGGCGCGGCTGAAGTTCCTCAAGACCGACCGCACCGAGGCCGAAGCGATCCGCGAGGTGGTGCGGCGCCTCGCCATGGCGCGGCCCGACATCGCCTTCACCCTGGCCGGCGAGGAGCGCGCGCCGGTGACGTGGACGGCAGCCTTGCCCGGCGCCCCCGGCCAGTTGACGCGGCTCGGCGACATCCTGGGCGCCGACTTCCGCAGCCATGCGATCGCGGTGCGAAGCGAGCGCGACGGAGTGGCCGTCGAAGGCTTCGCCGCAGCGCCGGCGCTGACGCGCGCCAATGCGCTCGGACAATATCTGTTCGTCAATGGCCGCCCGGTGCGCGACAAGCTGATCGTCGGCGCGGTGCGCGCGGCCTATGCCGACTATCTGCCGCGCGACCGCCATCCGGTGGTGGCGCTGTTCGTCACGCTCGATCCCCGCGAGGTCGACGCCAATGTGCATCCGGCGAAGACCGAGGTGCGCTTCCGCAATGCCGGCCTGGTGCGCGCATTGATCATCCACGCGCTGAAGGAAGGCCTCGCGCGCGAGGGCCGACGTACCGCCGCCAATGATGGCGGCGCGACGATCGCCGCATTCCGTCCGGCGTTCACGCCGCCGCCGCGACCCAATCCTGGCCCGATGAATTGGGACTGGCAGCGCTCGCCATCGGCGCCGGTGATGCCGCATTTCGGCGGCTCGTTCCCGTCGGCTGCGCCCTCACCTGATCCAGGCTCGTTCGGGCTCGCGGAATCCTCGCAAGCGGCGTTCGACGTCGGCGCGCCGCGCGCCGATCTGCGCCTGCACGAGCAGCCGGCCGCGCCCGACCTGCTCGACCGTCCGCTGGGTGCCGCACGCACGCAGATCCACGACACCTACATCGTGGCGCAGACGCGCGACGGCCTCGTCATCGTCGATCAGCACGCCGCGCATGAGCGCATCGTCTATGAGCGGCTGAAGGCCTCGCTATCGGCGCATGGCGTGCAGCGGCAGATCCTCTTGATCCCCGACATCGTCGAGTTCGACGAAGCCACCGTCGAGACGCTGCTCGCGCGGACCGATGAGCTCGCCTCGTTCGGGCTTGCCATCGAGTCGTTCGGCCCCGGCGCGGTCGCGGTGCGAGAGACGCCGTCGCTGCTCGGCAAGATCAATGCGGCGGGGCTCTTGCGCGACCTCGCCGAGCACATGGAGGAATGGGGCGAGGCGCTGCCGCTGGAGCGCCGGCTGATGCATGTGGCCGCCACCATGGCCTGCCACGGCTCGGTCCGCGCCGGCCGCCGCCTCAAGCCGGAGGAGATGAACGCGCTGCTCCGCGAGATGGAGGAGACGCCGAACTCCGGCCAGTGCAACCACGGCCGCCCGACCTATGTCGAGCTCAAGCTCGCGGATGTGGAGAAGCTGTTCGGGCGGAGGTAGCGACGACGACCTGGCGATCGACGAGGAGTGGCACGACGGCAGATACAAACGAGCTGTCGTCCCGGGTAAGCCGTAGCGGCGCAAAGCGCCGCGGAGGCGCCGACCCGGGACCCATACGCCGCAGCAGAAGTGGGGGAAAAGATCGACGTGGCGAGCAGCACGCGTCCCAACGTGACCCTGTGGTTATGGGCCCCTGCGTTCGCAGGGGCGATACTGAGCAAGGATCAAGCGCCGCGGAGAAAGACGAACTCGGTGTCGTCATAGGCGCGGCGTTCGAGCTCTTCGAAACCGTCGGGCGCTTTGAACGCGGCAGCCTTGGCCTCCTCGACCACCAGCAGCGCCGATGGCACGAGCCAGCCGCCGTCACGCAGCGAGGCCAACGCCTTCTCGGCCAGGCCCCTGCCATAGGGCGGATCGAGAAACACCAGCGAGAACGGCTCGACCGGATGCGCCGGGCCGGGATCGGTGGCATCGCGGCGATAGACCTTGGTGACACCGCCGAGCCCGAGCGCCTCGACATTGTTGCGCAGCAGCGCCCGCGCCTCAGCGCCGTTGTCGACGAACAGCGTGAACGCCGCGCCGCGCGACACCGCCTCGATGCCGAGCGCGCCGGTGCCGGCAAACAGATCGAGCACGCGGGCGCCCTCGATCGGTTCGTCATAGGCGTGGACGAGAATATTGAACAGCGCCTCGCGCAGCCGGTCCTGGGTCGGCCGGATGTCGCGCGAAGCGGGCGAAGCGATGTTGCGGCCCTTCAGCCGACCACCGACGACACGCATCGCCGAGCCCTACTCATCCCGCGGCGTGATATCGCGCTTGCCGTGATAGCCGCGCTTCGGCCGCCGCGGCGGCCCGTAGCCAGCCGAATCGGCCTCATTGCGCGCACGCGCCTCGTCGCTGCCGGTGCGCTGCACCAGCACGCGCCGGCCCTTGCGATCCGCCACGACTTCGCGCTTCGGCTTGGGCTTCGGATCCGGCAGCGGCTCGCGATCGCCCTTGCCCGTCGGCGCCGGACCGAGATCCGCGCCCGACTGCGCGACGACCTTCTCGCCGAGCTGCTCGCGCAGCACCCGCGTCTTGACCTCCTGGACCTCGCCCTCGGGCAGCTCCAGCAACTGGAACGGACCATAGGACACGCGGATCAGGCGGTTCACCTCAAGACCGAGATGGCCGAGCACATTGCGCACCTCGCGGTTCTTGCCCTCGCGGATCGCGACCACCAGCCAGACATTGGCGCCCTGGTCACGCTCCAAGGTGGCCTCGATCGGCCCGTATTTGACGCCGTCGACCTCGACGCCTTCGCGCAGCTGATCGAGCTGCGCCTGGGTCACCTCGCCATGGGCGCGGACGCGATAGCGCCGCATCCAGCCGGTGTCCGGCAGTTCGAGCACGCGCGCCAGGCCGCCGTCATTGGTGAGCAGCAGCAGGCCCTCGGTGTTGAAGTCGAGCCGGCCGATCGAGATCAGCCGCGGCAGCCCTTCGGGCAGATTGTCGAACACCGTCGGGCGGCCCTCGGGGTCGCTGTGCGTCGTCATCAGGCCGCGCGGCTTGTGGTACAAAAACAGCCGCGTGCGCTCGCGCTCCGGCAACGGCGCGCCGTCGATCTGGATGACGTCGCTCTCGGTGACGTCGAGCGCCGGCGAATTGATGATGCGGCCGTTCACGCTGACGCGGCCCTGCGTGACCATCTCCTCGGCATCGCGGCGCGAGGCGAGCCCTGCGCGGGCCAGCACCTTGGCGATGCGCTCGCCAGTCTTGCCGGGCTTGGGCGCCTCGTCGGGCACGACGCGCTTGCTGCGCTTGTCGGTCTCAGGCTTGCGCTCACGATAGGCGCCGCGGCCGCCGAACGCCGGACGCTTGGCGAAGACCTTGCTGTCGTCCTCATTGTCGCGGCGCGGCCGATCGCCGAACTCACCGCCGCGGCGCTCGCTGCGCGGATGCTCCTGCCAGTCGGTACGGCCCTCGGGACGGCGACGCGGCTTGTCGAAGCCGCGGTCGTCGCCGCGATCACGCGGGCGATCGAATTTGGGCTTGTCGAAACCTGGCCGGTCGAACTTCGGACGATCCTCGCGCGGACGGTCGGATCGCGGCCGGTCGAAGCTGCGTGCGCCGTCGCGCGGCGGACGCGCGCTGCGCTCCGGACGATCGCCATCCGCACCGCGCTTCTGCCAGGGCTTGGTGTCACCACGCGCCGGACGATCGCCGAATTCCTTGCGCGGACCACGCGGTCCGGCCCCGAACTTGCGCTCGCCACGATCGCCTTCGGCGCCACGCGAGAACTTCCGCTCACCACCGAACTTGCGCTCCGGCCGATCACCCGTGCGCGGCGGACGGTCGCCGAAGCTGCGCTCGGTGCGCGGACGGTCGCCGCGATCGCGGGCGCCTTCGCCGCGCGGCGTGTAGGGTCGCTTGTCGCCGTCGCGCTCGCGCGGGGCGTAAGGCTTGCGCTCGCCGAACTTGCGCTCGGACGATCGTCCCGCCGGACGGGCCTCATCGCGATTGGCGCGCGGCGTATAAGGACGCTTTTCGCCGCCGCGCTCATCCCGGTCGAACTTCGGCCGGTCGCCGCGCGGCTTGAAGGCACGCTTTTCACCATCACCGTCCCGTGCGGGACGAGAGCTGAACGGCCGATCGCCGCGCGGCCGCTCATCGCGGTTGAAGCGCGGCTTGTCGCCGGAGGCACTGGCACCATACGGCTTGGCACCATAGGATTTGGCACCCTGGGGCTTGTCACCGTAGGACCTGCGCGGCGCATCGCCGTCCTCACGGCGGCGCGGCGGACGGCCCTCGTCGAAGGAGCGCTTGCCCCTGCCGCCGCCTTCCTTGGCGCCGAAGTCCTTGGCTCCGAACTCCTTGGGCCCGGAACCGCGCTTGGCGAACTTCTTGTCAGGGCCGCGCGCGGCACCCGAGCGTCCCTTGCCGCCCTCGGACCGCGCCCGCGGGGCCCGGTCGCGGCTGCCGCGGGAATCGTTGTCTTTGTCGGTGGTACGGGGCATGAAGGTCTCGCTTCGAGGTGCAGGACGCGGGGTGATACGCGCGCTCTGAGCAGCGCATGTCACGCGGGAAATCGGTGTCCGGTTTTGCTGAAGGGCGATGCAGTAGCAGACTTGGGCGGGTATGACGAGCCATGAACGGCCCTTCTTTCATGGATTTGGCGTTGAAAGTGGCCGAATCGGCCGCAATTTCCGGCGAGGTGCCGATCGGCTGCGTCGTGGTGCGGGATAATGTGGTCATCGCCACCGCCGCCAACCGCACTTTGACCGACCGGGACCCGACCGCCCATGCCGAAGTCCTGGCGCTGCGGCAGGCCGCCCAGGCGATCGGCAGCGAGCGGCTGGTCGACTGCGACCTCTACGTGACGCTCGAGCCTTGCACGATGTGCGCCGGTGCCATCTCTTTCGCCCGGATCCGCCGACTTTACTACGGGGCGGCCGATCCCAAGGGCGGCGCGGTCGAGTCCGGTGTCCGCTTCTTCGCCGCGCCGACCTGTCATCACGCGCCGGAGGTCTATTCCGCCGTCGGCGAGCAGCAGGCGGCGCAGATGCTGAAGGCGTTCTTCAAGGCGCGGCGGTGATGCCTACTCAGCCGCCGCGTCGAACGATGCGCGAAAGGCAATGCGGACGGGGAGCCTGGAGACGCCGCTCATGAACGGAGACTGCACGCGACGGACGCGTCCGGCCCGCTCGATCCGCTCGGTGCGACGCAGCAGCTCGGCGAACATCGCGCGCATCTGCATCCGCGCCAGCTGCAAGCCCATGCAGACGTGCGGACCACGGCCGAAGGCGATATGCGGGTTCGGACTGCGATCGATCAGGAACGCGCCGGCGCTCTCGAATACGGACTCGTCGCGATTGGCGGAGTGGAAGAACAGAGCCAGCGCGTCGCCTTCGCGAATGGGCTGGCCCGCGACCTCGGTGTCGCCGAGCGCGGTCCGCATGAAATGGCGCACCGGCGTGGTCCAGCGCAACATCTCCTCGATGGCGCTGTCGAGCAGGTCCGGCTCGGCGCGCAGCCTCGCGAACTGATCGGGGGCTGCGAGCAGCGCTTCCAGGCCGCCGCCCAATGCGAGCGCCGTGGTATCGTGGCCGGCGGTCACAAGCAGGATGAAGTAGGAGATCAACTCGTAGTGCGGCATCGCTGCACCGTGCGGTTCGGCCCGCGCGATCAGGCTGGTGAGATCGTCGCGCGGATAGGCGAGGCGATCGGCGACGACGGCTTCGAAATAGTCGCGCAGCGCCAGCATGGCCATGCGCATGGTGTCACCGGGCGACTCGGCAAGCCGCCGCTGCGGATCCTCGGCGCCCACGAAGGCCTGGGCAAGCCTTGCGAGCCGCGCGTCATCGGCTTCGGGCGTGCCCAGCATGCG
Protein-coding sequences here:
- a CDS encoding GMC family oxidoreductase, translating into MAKFDQNDSSVVVIIGSGAGGGTLGNELAQKGIKVVILEAGNRYEIPDFINDEWESFTQLAWTDMRTTSGTWRVAKDFANLPAWIVKAVGGSTVHWAGASLRFDEHEFKARTTYGGVPGTSLHDWPVTLAEMEPWYAKAEFKMGVTRTNDIPGLPGNNNFKVLEAGARKLGYKTVHTGNMAINSQPRDGRGACQQIGFCFQGCKSGAKWSTLYTEIPKGEATGNLEVRSGSMAIKIEHDASGKVTGVVYADGQGKMQLQKARIVAVAGNSIESPRLLLNSASNLFPDGLANSSGQVGRNYMRHMTGSVYATFENPVHMYRGTTMAGIVRDEAAFNPKRGFVGGYEMETLSLGLPFMAAFLNPGAWGRSFTAAMETYPRMAGMWLVGEDMPQETNRITLDPAAKDKFGMPVASVHFDDHPNDVAMRAHAYRQGSAIYEAVGATVTYPTTPYPSTHNLGTNRMSEKAKDGVVNKFGQTHDVKNLFVSDGSQFTTGAACNPTLTIVALAIRQADYIAGAMQKKEI
- a CDS encoding ribbon-helix-helix domain-containing protein; translated protein: MCRLFAHQPQRDYESQTRSLRIGGHSTSIRLEMAFWDTLEEIAAKEGMSLAKFVTTLYAEVLDHHGEVKNFASLLRCSCLIYRAKATAALPDFTAAAIMDAAE
- the mutL gene encoding DNA mismatch repair endonuclease MutL — protein: MPVRQLPEQIINRIAAGEVVERPASVVKELVENAIDAGASRIDIFTDGGGRRKIAITDDGGGMTAADLALAVERHATSKLDDEDLLQIRTLGFRGEALPSIGSVARLSITTRHKSEPHAWSLAVDCGVRSDIVPAALNQGTRVEVADLFHATPARLKFLKTDRTEAEAIREVVRRLAMARPDIAFTLAGEERAPVTWTAALPGAPGQLTRLGDILGADFRSHAIAVRSERDGVAVEGFAAAPALTRANALGQYLFVNGRPVRDKLIVGAVRAAYADYLPRDRHPVVALFVTLDPREVDANVHPAKTEVRFRNAGLVRALIIHALKEGLAREGRRTAANDGGATIAAFRPAFTPPPRPNPGPMNWDWQRSPSAPVMPHFGGSFPSAAPSPDPGSFGLAESSQAAFDVGAPRADLRLHEQPAAPDLLDRPLGAARTQIHDTYIVAQTRDGLVIVDQHAAHERIVYERLKASLSAHGVQRQILLIPDIVEFDEATVETLLARTDELASFGLAIESFGPGAVAVRETPSLLGKINAAGLLRDLAEHMEEWGEALPLERRLMHVAATMACHGSVRAGRRLKPEEMNALLREMEETPNSGQCNHGRPTYVELKLADVEKLFGRR
- the rsmD gene encoding 16S rRNA (guanine(966)-N(2))-methyltransferase RsmD produces the protein MRVVGGRLKGRNIASPASRDIRPTQDRLREALFNILVHAYDEPIEGARVLDLFAGTGALGIEAVSRGAAFTLFVDNGAEARALLRNNVEALGLGGVTKVYRRDATDPGPAHPVEPFSLVFLDPPYGRGLAEKALASLRDGGWLVPSALLVVEEAKAAAFKAPDGFEELERRAYDDTEFVFLRGA
- a CDS encoding pseudouridine synthase, with the protein product MPRTTDKDNDSRGSRDRAPRARSEGGKGRSGAARGPDKKFAKRGSGPKEFGAKDFGAKEGGGRGKRSFDEGRPPRRREDGDAPRRSYGDKPQGAKSYGAKPYGASASGDKPRFNRDERPRGDRPFSSRPARDGDGEKRAFKPRGDRPKFDRDERGGEKRPYTPRANRDEARPAGRSSERKFGERKPYAPRERDGDKRPYTPRGEGARDRGDRPRTERSFGDRPPRTGDRPERKFGGERKFSRGAEGDRGERKFGAGPRGPRKEFGDRPARGDTKPWQKRGADGDRPERSARPPRDGARSFDRPRSDRPREDRPKFDRPGFDKPKFDRPRDRGDDRGFDKPRRRPEGRTDWQEHPRSERRGGEFGDRPRRDNEDDSKVFAKRPAFGGRGAYRERKPETDKRSKRVVPDEAPKPGKTGERIAKVLARAGLASRRDAEEMVTQGRVSVNGRIINSPALDVTESDVIQIDGAPLPERERTRLFLYHKPRGLMTTHSDPEGRPTVFDNLPEGLPRLISIGRLDFNTEGLLLLTNDGGLARVLELPDTGWMRRYRVRAHGEVTQAQLDQLREGVEVDGVKYGPIEATLERDQGANVWLVVAIREGKNREVRNVLGHLGLEVNRLIRVSYGPFQLLELPEGEVQEVKTRVLREQLGEKVVAQSGADLGPAPTGKGDREPLPDPKPKPKREVVADRKGRRVLVQRTGSDEARARNEADSAGYGPPRRPKRGYHGKRDITPRDE
- a CDS encoding nucleoside deaminase, whose protein sequence is MNGPSFMDLALKVAESAAISGEVPIGCVVVRDNVVIATAANRTLTDRDPTAHAEVLALRQAAQAIGSERLVDCDLYVTLEPCTMCAGAISFARIRRLYYGAADPKGGAVESGVRFFAAPTCHHAPEVYSAVGEQQAAQMLKAFFKARR
- a CDS encoding cytochrome P450; protein product: MEVLISSRGHASPSRLERACALLRREAPLHWVERPDVRPFWAVTRYADIVSIETRSGQFAAGPRTYLASETSEAVLQRVTGKPQLVRSLTEMDPPDHAVYRAIIQGAFAPPALRELETWLARWAAEIIDRIAACSGPIDFAADVALPFTFRVIGRMLGTPEADDARLARLAQAFVGAEDPQRRLAESPGDTMRMAMLALRDYFEAVVADRLAYPRDDLTSLIARAEPHGAAMPHYELISYFILLVTAGHDTTALALGGGLEALLAAPDQFARLRAEPDLLDSAIEEMLRWTTPVRHFMRTALGDTEVAGQPIREGDALALFFHSANRDESVFESAGAFLIDRSPNPHIAFGRGPHVCMGLQLARMQMRAMFAELLRRTERIERAGRVRRVQSPFMSGVSRLPVRIAFRASFDAAAE